The stretch of DNA GGAATTGTGAACACGCTGGTAATGGCGATCCTGGAGCGCAGGCGCGAGATTGGGATCATGAAAGCACTGGGCGCGAGTGACGGAGACGTGAAGCGTATTTTCTTTGTTGAAGCCGGATGTATGGGGATTCTGGGCGGCGCGCTGGGCGCGGGCCTGGGCTGGATGATTGGGCGCGCCATCAACTTTGCCACGAATATTTATTTGCAACGGCAGGACATCAAGCCGGAAAATTTCTGGGTGGTGCCGGTATGGCTGGTAGCAGCAGCGCTGGGATTTTCAGTGTTCGTCAGCATGTTTGCTGGGTTGTATCCGGCGTCGCGCGCGGCAAAACTCGATCCGGTGCAGGCGCTGAGGCATGATTGAGAAGAGCGGCTCTTGGCTTTTGGCCATTGGCTCTTGGCGAAAAGCGGAAGACTAACCGCAAAGGACGCAAAGGGAAGAGCAACTAGCAATTAGCAACTGGCAATTAGCTCTTGTGTCCTGGTCTTATGCTCTTGGCGTAAGCGAAAGACTTTACCGCAAAGGACGCAAAGAGCGCAAAGGAAAGAGGGGTTGATTGACTTCTATCTCCTGCTCTCATGTTCTTGGTTATACCGAAAGATTTGAATTGGGAGAACGCAGAGGTCCAGAGTTTTTGGTTCAGAAGCTTTCGCAAATATTTTTTTCTTGGCGTTTTTTGCGACCTTTGCGGTGAATCGGTTTGGCTGAGGGCTGACTGCTATTCTTAACATTCATGTCGAAATATCTGCTTTCATTTTTATTTTTGGTTTTTACAGTCAATGCTTTTGCGGCGGCGCGGATGCAATGCGGCGCAATGAAGAGCAAGTATGTGCCGGGCCGGATCGGCTATTGCGCCATGCTGCCGCCGGGTTATGACGCGCATCCAGGCAAGCGTTTTCCCGTGTTGTATTTCTTGCACGGGCTTGGCGGCGACCAGAGCTTTCTGGCTTCGAGCGGTGCGTCCAGCGGAATCGAGGAAGCGTGGGAAGATAAAGGGCTGGGCGAGTTTGTGATCATCACGCCGCAAGGCGAAAACAGCTTTTACATCAACTCGCGTGATGGCCACATTCTGTACGAAGATTTCTTTATTCGCGAGTTTGTGCCACAGATGGAGCGGCGTTTTCGACTGGCTGGCAATCGAGCGGGCCGGGTGATCGGCGGAATTTCGATGGGAGGATACGGTGCTCTGCGGTTTGCTTTTAAGTATCCGCAGATGTTTGCGTCTGTGGCTGTGCACATGCCTGCTCTGCTGGAAGAGCTGCCGCATGGTTCGGGCGACGTGGGCCTGACCGCGTTTCTGGGAAACGCTTTTGGCTCGCCATTGAATGAGCGCTTCTGGAAGGAGAATTCGCCGTTTGTTTTTGCGCGGAAAGCGAACCTGCAAGGCCTGAAGATTTATTTTGATTGTGGCGACCAGGATAATTACGGCTTTAATGCCGGTGTGCGCCAGCTAGATAAGCTTTTGACGGCGCGCCATGTACCGCACGAGGCGCATATTTATCCCGGCGGCCATAATTGGGGGTTCGTGTCGCAGCATCTTGATGCGTCCATGGCGTTTCAGTCGCAGGCGCTGGGGCTGACGAAATAGAAAAGTTGCTAAGAAGATTTGAGGAAGCTATGAGATGGTTGATTGCGTTTTTGGCCCTTGCGGGCATGGTTGCGGCGATTCTGGCCTTGCGAGAGCACTACCGCACAGAAGCTTCGCCATGCAGCATTAATGAGAAGTGGGACTGCGGAACGGTGAACAAGAGCCGGTTTGCCGTGATCAAAGGCGTGCCCGTGGCAGACATCGGCATTGCAGGCTATCTGCTGCTGGCCGGTCTGGCGTTTGGACGACGATGGCGGCTGCTGGCGGCTGCTGCTGTCCCCGCATGGGTGTTTTCTCTATACCTGGCGCACATTGAAAAAGACATTCTGGAAG from Terriglobia bacterium encodes:
- a CDS encoding esterase family protein, which encodes MKSKYVPGRIGYCAMLPPGYDAHPGKRFPVLYFLHGLGGDQSFLASSGASSGIEEAWEDKGLGEFVIITPQGENSFYINSRDGHILYEDFFIREFVPQMERRFRLAGNRAGRVIGGISMGGYGALRFAFKYPQMFASVAVHMPALLEELPHGSGDVGLTAFLGNAFGSPLNERFWKENSPFVFARKANLQGLKIYFDCGDQDNYGFNAGVRQLDKLLTARHVPHEAHIYPGGHNWGFVSQHLDASMAFQSQALGLTK
- a CDS encoding vitamin K epoxide reductase family protein, whose amino-acid sequence is MRWLIAFLALAGMVAAILALREHYRTEASPCSINEKWDCGTVNKSRFAVIKGVPVADIGIAGYLLLAGLAFGRRWRLLAAAAVPAWVFSLYLAHIEKDILEVWCIYCVISLGIITVITLLSLIALGMDWRRGRQSQGESTA